Proteins from a single region of Hordeum vulgare subsp. vulgare chromosome 6H, MorexV3_pseudomolecules_assembly, whole genome shotgun sequence:
- the LOC123401145 gene encoding chaperone protein DnaJ-like — translation MDGASEEPLHKDYYKVLEVDYDASDDNIKLSYRRLALKWHPDKHKGEDDVTAKFQEINEAYKILSDPVTRLEYDFSGCYEVNQYTAREYLSRFKGMILTCNGLGIEHSSKWARHLREWEPH, via the exons ATGGACGGAGCAAGCGAGGAGCCGCTCCACAAG GACTATTACAAAGTTCTGGAGGTTGATTATGATGCATCTGACGACAACATCAAATTGAGTTACAGAAGACTAGCGTTG AAGTGGCACCCCGACAAGCATAAGGGCGAGGATGATGTTACAGCTAAATTTCAGGAGATCAACGAGGCTTACAAAA TTTTAAGTGATCCAGTTACACGGCTTGAGTACGACTTTTCTGGCTGTTACGAGGTCAATCAATATACTGCACGT GAGTACCTTTCAAGATTCAAGGGAATGATTCTTACCTGCAATGGCCTTGGCATAGAGCATTCTTCAAAATG GGCGCGACATTTGAGGGAATGGGAGCCCCATTGA
- the LOC123401144 gene encoding UDP-N-acetylglucosamine transferase subunit ALG14 homolog isoform X1 → MEMGFDAFAAACFAIPVLVSVLAVRVAYVICRSGLPPSKSPASGLRCLIVLGSGGHTAEMMNIVTELQKDRFTPRYYVAALTDNMSLPKAQVYEKSLIQVEGDGETIIENAQFMQIYRSREVGQSYITSIATTLCAILHAMWLIIRIRPQVIFCNGPGTCIPLCASAFLLKVLGLGWSSIFYIESIARVKKLSLSGLLLYKLRMADQFFVQWPQLQQKCPRAQYAGRLM, encoded by the exons ATGGAGATGGGGTTCGACGCCTTCGCGGCAGCGTGTTTTGCTATTCCAGTACTCGTATCCGTTCTCGCCGTCCGCGTCGCCTACGTGATTTGCCGCAGCGGCCTACCGCCGTCGAAGTCTCCTGCCTCCGGGCTGCGGTGTCTCATCGTCCTCGGGTCTG GAGGGCATACTGCAGAGATGATGAATATTGTAACTGAGCTTCAGAAGGATCGGTTTACGCCAAGGTACTATGTGGCTGCACTTACTGATAACATGAGCCTTCCAAAGGCACAGGTCTATGAGAAGTCACTGATTCAGGTGGAG GGTGATGGAGAAACGATCATCGAGAACGCCCAGTTCATGCAGATATATCGTAGCCGTGAAGTGGGCCAATCCTACATTACCTCCATCGCAACAACACTGTGTGCTATTTTGCATGCTATGTGGCTAATTATAAGAATCAGGCCACAAGTG atattttgcaatggtcCCGGGACATGTATCCCTCTATGTGCTTCAGCTTTTCTTCTGAAG GTGCTTGGTCTGGGATGGTCCTCCATTTTCTACATTGAAAGCATCGCAAGAGTGAAGAAACTTTCATTAAGTGGTTTACTCCTGTACAAGCTACGGATGGCTGACCAGTTCTTCGTGCAGTGGCCCCAGCTGCAACAAAAATGCCCTAGAGCACAGTATGCTGGCCGTTTGATGTGA
- the LOC123401144 gene encoding UDP-N-acetylglucosamine transferase subunit ALG14 homolog isoform X2: protein MEMGFDAFAAACFAIPVLVSVLAVRVAYVICRSGLPPSKSPASGLRCLIVLGSGGHTAEMMNIVTELQKDRFTPRYYVAALTDNMSLPKAQVYEKSLIQGDGETIIENAQFMQIYRSREVGQSYITSIATTLCAILHAMWLIIRIRPQVIFCNGPGTCIPLCASAFLLKVLGLGWSSIFYIESIARVKKLSLSGLLLYKLRMADQFFVQWPQLQQKCPRAQYAGRLM, encoded by the exons ATGGAGATGGGGTTCGACGCCTTCGCGGCAGCGTGTTTTGCTATTCCAGTACTCGTATCCGTTCTCGCCGTCCGCGTCGCCTACGTGATTTGCCGCAGCGGCCTACCGCCGTCGAAGTCTCCTGCCTCCGGGCTGCGGTGTCTCATCGTCCTCGGGTCTG GAGGGCATACTGCAGAGATGATGAATATTGTAACTGAGCTTCAGAAGGATCGGTTTACGCCAAGGTACTATGTGGCTGCACTTACTGATAACATGAGCCTTCCAAAGGCACAGGTCTATGAGAAGTCACTGATTCAG GGTGATGGAGAAACGATCATCGAGAACGCCCAGTTCATGCAGATATATCGTAGCCGTGAAGTGGGCCAATCCTACATTACCTCCATCGCAACAACACTGTGTGCTATTTTGCATGCTATGTGGCTAATTATAAGAATCAGGCCACAAGTG atattttgcaatggtcCCGGGACATGTATCCCTCTATGTGCTTCAGCTTTTCTTCTGAAG GTGCTTGGTCTGGGATGGTCCTCCATTTTCTACATTGAAAGCATCGCAAGAGTGAAGAAACTTTCATTAAGTGGTTTACTCCTGTACAAGCTACGGATGGCTGACCAGTTCTTCGTGCAGTGGCCCCAGCTGCAACAAAAATGCCCTAGAGCACAGTATGCTGGCCGTTTGATGTGA